Proteins co-encoded in one Populus trichocarpa isolate Nisqually-1 chromosome 10, P.trichocarpa_v4.1, whole genome shotgun sequence genomic window:
- the LOC7463466 gene encoding GDSL esterase/lipase At5g03610 isoform X2 yields the protein MGIKTSDGLMLTDYIASFLHIRAPVIYAQRDKASKSELQDGMNFARGGSGVLDVSFNNYSMTLQVRNFKEQIAREVYTKADLGNSIALVSYTGNDYIYKSRSQKGTMNDVFDQTKEIVDLLTKNLREIRALGVKKIAIFGTPPRGCFPGMYSETLRRCDKTWNKASSTHNKLLKESLQILNKESNGAKFVYLDLYSAIESALFDENKETVGSENRFKACCFDAHMCGPIAQKICDQPALSIFWDAGHLSQNGANIVYSYLVPSLNKLL from the exons CGTCGTTTCTCCATATACGAGCTCCCGTGATTTATGCACAGAGGGACAAAGCATCAAAATCAGAACTACAGGATGGAATGAACTTTGCGCGTGGAGGGAGCGGTGTTCTCGACGTGTCATTTAATAACTACTCAATGACACTCCAAGTGCGTAATTTTAAGGAACAAATTGCCCGAGAAGTCTACACCAAAGCTGATCTTGGAAATTCTATTGCTCTGGTGTCTTACACTGGCAATGattatatatacaaatctaGAAGCCAAAAAGGCACCATGAAC GATGTGTTCGATCAAACTAAAGAAATTGTTGATCTGCTTACAAAGAACCTAAGAGAAATTCGTGCTTTAGGAGTGAAAAAGATAGCAATATTTGGGACACCTCCAAGGGGATGCTTTCCAGGCATGTATAGTGAAACGCTTCGAAGGTGTGACAAAACTTGGAACAAAGCATCGAGTACGCACAACAAGTTATTGAAAGAGTCACTGCAAATTCTGAACAAGGAGAGCAATGGAGCCAAATTTGTGTATTTGGATCTTTATAGTGCCATCGAGTCAGCATTATTTGACGAAAACAAAG AAACTGTGGGATCTGAGAATCGGTTCAAGGCATGCTGCTTCGATGCTCACATGTGTGGCCCAATTGCTCAGAAAATATGCGACCAACCTGCATTGTCAATCTTCTGGGATGCTGGACATCTTTCACAGAATGGTGCGAATATTGTTTATTCATATCTAGTGCCATCTCTCAACAAACTCCTTTAG